One genomic window of Chelonia mydas isolate rCheMyd1 chromosome 27, rCheMyd1.pri.v2, whole genome shotgun sequence includes the following:
- the STAC2 gene encoding SH3 and cysteine-rich domain-containing protein 2, with translation MTELSEKENDPQNPDAQRSPGTISSLHETKMQRLKRSLSLKTILRSKSVENFFLRSNSELKVPCEVLLSPPTPLPPPSPPPMPTEAVLPRAEQSPIACHQTLAPLKPLRTHSFQEHVFKKHSPCEMCHQLIVGNSKQGLRCKTCKVSVHLWCSEEVSHQQCPGKTATSFRRNFSSPLLVQEHQQGSSKESPPAGPSGKVDPIYETLRYGTSLAHLNRSSFSSTSESPTRSLNEKEEAGEDADGSTEESHGDSMFTACPEGEGPGSEEKSPEQQAAGGSSRKDVSPMYSYVALYKFLPQEHNDLPLQPGDRIMLVDDSNEDWWKGKIGDRVGFFPANFVQRVRPGESVWKCCRPFYGNKEQGQMSLKESQICVGVGKSKEIEGFLKVTSGKKRGLVPADTLTEI, from the exons atGCAGAGGCTTAAGCGCTCGCTGTCCCTCAAGACCATCCTGCGTAGCAAGAGCGTGGAGAACTTCTTCCTGCGATCCAACAGCGAGCTCAAAGTCCCCTGCGAGGTGCTGCTCAGCCCCCCGACGCCCTTGCcgcccccgtcccccccgccGATGCCCACCGAGGCCGTCCTGCCCCGGGCCGAGCAGTCGCCCATCGCCTGCCACCAGACTCTGGCGCCCCTCAAGCCCCTGCGAACACACAGCTTCCAGGAGCACGTCTTCAAGAAGCACAGCCCGTGCGAGATGTGCCACCAGCTCATCGTAG GCAATTCGAAGCAAGGCCTGCGGTGTAAAACGTGCAAGGTTAGCGTGCACCTGTGGTGCTCGGAGGAGGTCTCGCACCAGCAGTGTCCCGGCAAGACG GCCACCTCCTTCCGACGCAACTTCAGCTCCCCTCTCCTGGTGCAGGAGCATCAGCAGGGCAGCTCCAAGGAGTCACCCCCTGCAG GCCCCAGCGGGAAGGTGGATCCCATCTACGAGACGCTGCGTTATGGCACCTCGCTGGCCCACCTGAACCGCTCCAGCTTCAGCAGCACCTCGGAGTCACCCACCAGGAGCCTG AACGAGAAAGAGGAGGCCGGGGAGGACGCAGACGGCAGCACGGAGGAGAGCCACGGTGACAGCA tgTTCACGGCCTGCCCCGAGGGTGAAGGTCCCGGCTCAGAGGAGAAGAGCCCTGAGCAGCAG GCTGCCGGGGGCTCCTCGCGGAAGGACGTCTCCCCCATGTACTCCTACGTGGCTCTCTACAAGTTCCTGCCCCAGGAGCACAACGACCTGCCCTTGCA ACCCGGAGACAGGATCATGCTGGTCGATGACTCCAATGAAGACTGGTGGAAG GGCAAGATTGGCGACCGGGTGGGCTTCTTCCCGGCCAACTTCGTGCAGAGAGTACGCCCGGGCGAGAGCGTCTGGAAGTGCTGTCGGCCCTTCTacgggaacaaggagcagggacAGATGAGCCTCAAGGAGAGCCAG atctgCGTTGGTGTGGGGAAGAGCAAGGAGATTGAGGGCTTCCTCAAGGTGACCAGCGGCAAGAAACGAGGCCTGGTGCCCGCCGACACCCTGACGGAGATCTGA